One window of the Parasphingopyxis algicola genome contains the following:
- a CDS encoding efflux RND transporter periplasmic adaptor subunit, which produces MRNLSFSRQILPILAIVGIVVAAILIIANLPDRTMTEPMIEPPRSPGAQSETGSVAGTGVVEPSSEEIEIGSHVSGVVDRVYVAAGDLVTQGQPLFRIDTRDIAAQVNEARARVARLRQSIASAQTSLRVADEQLALYAGVEDQRAISEQEVIERRGVRDTARAQLAVTRAQYQEAQAALASARTQLERHTVRAPQTATVLQLNVRTGEFANAGPGMGGNSEPLIVMGVTEPLYVRVSIDENEIERLDIGAPAIVSARGDAARQVEARYVRTEPLVVPKTSLTNAATELVDVRVLEMLYALPGEGHSMFVGQQVDAFVPAQGDEEE; this is translated from the coding sequence ATGAGAAATCTCAGCTTCTCCCGCCAGATACTGCCCATCCTCGCGATTGTAGGGATCGTCGTCGCCGCGATCCTGATTATCGCCAATCTTCCCGACCGGACGATGACCGAACCGATGATCGAGCCGCCCCGCTCGCCCGGCGCGCAGAGCGAGACCGGATCGGTCGCCGGCACCGGCGTCGTCGAGCCTTCGAGCGAGGAGATCGAGATCGGCAGTCATGTCTCGGGCGTGGTCGACCGCGTTTATGTCGCGGCCGGCGATCTCGTGACCCAGGGCCAGCCGCTGTTCCGCATCGATACGCGCGATATCGCCGCCCAGGTCAACGAGGCGCGCGCCCGCGTCGCGCGGCTGCGGCAGAGCATCGCCTCGGCCCAGACCTCGCTGCGCGTCGCGGACGAACAGCTGGCTCTCTATGCCGGGGTCGAGGATCAGCGGGCGATATCGGAGCAGGAAGTGATCGAGCGGCGCGGCGTGCGCGATACGGCGCGCGCCCAGCTCGCCGTGACGCGCGCCCAGTATCAGGAAGCCCAGGCCGCGCTCGCCAGCGCGCGAACCCAGCTCGAACGCCATACGGTGCGCGCGCCGCAGACCGCCACCGTGCTGCAGCTCAACGTCCGGACCGGCGAGTTCGCCAATGCGGGCCCGGGGATGGGCGGCAACAGCGAGCCCCTGATCGTGATGGGCGTCACCGAGCCGCTCTATGTGCGCGTCAGCATCGACGAGAACGAGATCGAGCGGCTCGATATCGGCGCGCCCGCCATCGTCTCCGCGCGCGGCGATGCGGCGCGGCAGGTCGAGGCGCGCTATGTCCGCACCGAACCGCTCGTCGTGCCGAAGACCTCGCTGACCAATGCCGCGACCGAACTGGTCGACGTCCGCGTGCTCGAAATGCTCTACGCGCTGCCCGGCGAGGGGCATTCGATGTTCGTCGGCCAGCAGGTCGACGCCTTCGTGCCCGCGCAAGGGGATGAGGAAGAATGA
- a CDS encoding ABC transporter ATP-binding protein has translation MSIGIAVENIVKEFPIGSSDTIRVLHGIDLEIKTGELTYLIGESGSGKTTLISIVAGILYPTQGSVSVFGTDIYDLTDTELVNFRLANIGFIFQQYNLLPTLTAAENAAVPLFASGTARDEGVDRGYEILDALNIRDQAEKLPRQLSGGQQQRVAIARALIHEPRLVVCDEPTAALDAGSGRRVMDLLREVALAPDRAVIIVTHDNRVFDLADRIIEIEDGRITHDGKELPDGH, from the coding sequence ATGAGCATCGGGATCGCGGTCGAGAATATCGTCAAGGAATTCCCGATCGGCAGCAGCGATACGATCCGCGTCCTGCACGGCATCGATCTGGAGATCAAAACCGGCGAGCTCACCTATCTGATCGGCGAGTCTGGCTCGGGGAAGACGACGCTGATCTCGATCGTCGCGGGAATCCTCTATCCGACCCAAGGCAGCGTGAGCGTCTTCGGAACCGATATCTACGATCTCACCGATACCGAGCTGGTGAACTTCCGGCTCGCCAATATCGGCTTCATCTTCCAGCAATATAATCTGCTGCCGACCCTGACCGCGGCGGAGAATGCGGCGGTGCCGCTGTTCGCGAGCGGCACGGCGCGGGACGAGGGTGTCGATCGCGGTTACGAGATTCTCGACGCGCTCAACATCCGCGACCAGGCCGAAAAACTCCCGCGCCAGCTTTCGGGTGGCCAGCAGCAGCGCGTCGCGATCGCCCGCGCGCTGATCCACGAGCCGCGCCTCGTCGTCTGCGACGAGCCGACCGCCGCGCTCGACGCCGGCTCGGGCCGCCGGGTCATGGACCTGCTGCGCGAGGTTGCGCTGGCGCCCGACCGCGCGGTGATCATCGTTACCCATGACAATCGCGTCTTCGATCTTGCCGACCGCATCATCGAGATCGAGGACGGCCGCATCACCCATGACGGGAAGGAGCTGCCCGATGGCCATTAG
- a CDS encoding efflux transporter outer membrane subunit, with product MAVVAALTIPLAACATYQGARAPSEVEIPDRFALVAGAVDAELPTETLLPFEDAAYGALLNDALTGAPDLQAALARIDAARAGARGAGAARLPNATAGGSVTRERTSAATFGGLPANIPFDTDRTIYSASVDASWDLDIFGRLRASERAALARLDAARADAAAVRIALAADIARAVIAYRAAEARLAVIEGDLAEARDLVRLTDVRSRAGIAPGFDLVRARSLEADALARRGPVETDRVSALATLATLTAQPVPAVLEALDAAPDDRTALAVEIGLPGLAVPSILLRQRPDVVAAENRLAAADAEIAAAAAAQFPSFSISGVLGLISLAFGDLFTDDAVVASLGASVSGPLLDFGRTAAEIDQREAEAAEAFADYRRQVFVALGDVERSLGSIAAADDRAEALGRQLVFDNDNVGLAAIRYRRGLADFLTVIDAQRAANTTRSAEILARADRALQRVALFRAIGDAEALPDRVFGPDIAYGAPSD from the coding sequence TTGGCTGTCGTCGCAGCCTTGACGATCCCGCTGGCCGCCTGCGCGACCTATCAGGGCGCCCGCGCGCCGTCCGAGGTCGAGATTCCGGATCGTTTCGCGCTCGTCGCCGGCGCGGTCGATGCGGAGCTGCCGACCGAAACCCTGCTGCCGTTCGAGGACGCCGCCTATGGCGCGCTGCTGAACGATGCGTTGACCGGCGCGCCGGATCTGCAGGCGGCGCTGGCGCGGATCGACGCCGCCCGTGCCGGCGCGCGCGGGGCCGGAGCGGCGCGGCTGCCCAATGCGACGGCTGGCGGTTCGGTAACCCGCGAGCGGACCAGCGCGGCGACCTTCGGCGGGCTCCCCGCCAATATCCCCTTCGATACGGACCGGACGATCTACAGCGCGTCGGTCGACGCGAGCTGGGATCTCGACATTTTCGGCCGGCTGCGGGCGTCGGAACGCGCGGCGCTGGCCCGGCTCGATGCCGCCCGCGCCGATGCCGCGGCCGTCCGCATCGCGCTTGCCGCCGATATCGCGCGGGCTGTCATCGCCTATCGCGCGGCCGAGGCGCGGCTGGCGGTCATCGAAGGCGACCTGGCCGAAGCGCGGGATCTTGTCCGCCTGACCGATGTCCGGTCGCGGGCGGGGATCGCGCCCGGGTTCGATCTGGTGCGCGCCCGGTCGCTCGAGGCCGACGCCCTGGCGCGGCGGGGCCCGGTCGAGACGGACCGCGTATCGGCGCTGGCGACCCTGGCGACCTTGACCGCGCAACCCGTGCCGGCGGTTCTGGAAGCGCTCGACGCCGCGCCGGACGATCGGACCGCGCTGGCGGTCGAGATCGGGCTTCCGGGTCTCGCCGTGCCCTCTATCCTGCTGCGGCAGCGCCCGGACGTCGTCGCCGCGGAAAACCGGCTCGCGGCCGCCGATGCCGAGATCGCCGCCGCCGCGGCCGCCCAGTTTCCGAGCTTTTCGATCAGCGGCGTTCTCGGGCTGATATCGCTCGCCTTTGGCGACCTGTTCACCGACGACGCGGTTGTCGCCTCGCTGGGCGCGTCGGTATCGGGCCCGCTGCTCGATTTCGGGCGGACGGCGGCCGAGATCGACCAGCGCGAGGCCGAAGCGGCCGAGGCGTTCGCCGATTATCGCCGCCAGGTCTTCGTCGCGCTCGGCGATGTCGAGCGCTCGCTCGGCTCGATCGCGGCGGCGGACGACCGCGCCGAGGCGCTGGGACGCCAGCTCGTGTTCGACAACGACAATGTCGGCCTGGCCGCGATCCGCTACCGCCGGGGCCTTGCCGATTTCCTGACCGTGATCGACGCCCAGCGCGCCGCCAATACGACACGCAGCGCCGAAATCCTCGCCCGCGCCGACCGGGCGCTGCAGCGGGTCGCCCTGTTCCGGGCGATCGGCGATGCGGAGGCGTTGCCTGATCGTGTATTTGGGCCCGATATTGCATATGGCGCGCCAAGCGACTAA
- a CDS encoding TrmH family RNA methyltransferase translates to MAKRRKAKQRESRAPRFWGQHAVLAALENPARTIRKLWATHDAIAGIDVPPDLQVEMAGVADLGRLVPQDAPHQGLVIEVEPLADIAIEDLLAGAGDGRPLVILDQVTDPHNAGAIMRSALAFDALGLVTQDRHAPPESGALAKAASGALEILPWCRVVNLARALDQIAEAGFWRIGLAGEADMDLADALGGKRIALILGAEGAGLRPNVASHCDALARLPISDRIESLNVSNAAAIALYAAQNSQESR, encoded by the coding sequence ATGGCGAAACGACGCAAGGCAAAACAGCGCGAGAGCCGCGCACCGCGCTTCTGGGGACAGCATGCGGTCCTCGCCGCGCTCGAAAATCCGGCGCGCACGATCCGCAAATTATGGGCGACGCATGACGCCATTGCCGGCATCGACGTACCGCCGGATCTCCAGGTCGAAATGGCAGGGGTCGCCGATCTCGGCCGGCTCGTGCCGCAGGACGCCCCGCATCAGGGGCTGGTGATCGAGGTCGAGCCGCTCGCGGATATCGCGATCGAAGACCTGCTCGCGGGCGCCGGGGACGGGCGGCCGCTCGTCATTCTCGACCAGGTGACCGACCCGCACAATGCCGGCGCGATCATGCGCTCCGCCCTCGCCTTCGATGCGCTCGGCCTGGTGACGCAGGACCGGCATGCGCCCCCTGAATCCGGCGCGCTGGCCAAGGCGGCGTCGGGCGCGCTCGAAATCCTGCCCTGGTGCCGGGTCGTCAATCTGGCGCGCGCGCTCGACCAGATCGCCGAGGCCGGCTTCTGGCGGATCGGGCTCGCGGGCGAAGCGGACATGGATCTCGCGGACGCGCTGGGCGGCAAGCGCATCGCCCTGATACTGGGCGCGGAAGGCGCGGGGCTGCGGCCCAATGTGGCGAGCCATTGCGACGCCCTCGCTCGCCTGCCGATCAGCGACCGGATCGAAAGCCTCAATGTGTCGAATGCCGCGGCGATCGCATTATATGCCGCGCAAAACAGCCAGGAGAGCCGATAA
- a CDS encoding TetR/AcrR family transcriptional regulator, producing the protein MVQNDTDIAAPHRVGRPTDERKTEAILDAARATFFGEGYSAASIERIAEHAGVSKVTIYKRFGDKPGLLEALVRRQARHMTETISEANRDAPTLEAQLVNFGFTLLSFLLDESHFYFDSMLAIERERHPDATKRFFDAGPGTMRSELTAILKAAHKRGDIHLANAQQAAEDLLSLWKGFNEMEIRFGVATTPEPAHIRRHVKHGVDVFLRAYRAG; encoded by the coding sequence ATGGTCCAGAATGACACCGATATAGCGGCCCCGCATCGCGTCGGCAGGCCAACCGACGAACGCAAGACCGAGGCGATTCTCGATGCGGCGCGGGCGACCTTTTTCGGCGAAGGCTATTCGGCCGCCTCGATCGAGCGGATCGCCGAACATGCGGGCGTTTCCAAGGTGACGATCTACAAACGCTTTGGCGACAAGCCGGGCCTGCTCGAAGCGCTGGTCCGCCGCCAGGCGCGGCACATGACCGAGACGATCAGCGAGGCCAATCGCGATGCGCCGACCTTGGAGGCGCAGCTCGTCAATTTCGGCTTCACGCTGCTGAGCTTCCTGCTCGACGAGAGCCATTTCTATTTCGATTCGATGCTCGCCATCGAGAGGGAGCGGCACCCGGACGCGACGAAACGCTTCTTCGATGCCGGCCCGGGAACGATGCGCAGCGAGCTGACTGCGATATTGAAGGCCGCGCACAAACGCGGCGACATCCATCTGGCCAATGCGCAGCAGGCCGCCGAAGACCTGCTGTCGCTATGGAAGGGCTTCAACGAGATGGAGATCCGGTTCGGCGTCGCGACGACGCCCGAGCCGGCCCATATCCGGCGGCATGTCAAGCATGGTGTCGATGTCTTTCTGCGCGCCTATCGGGCCGGCTGA
- a CDS encoding alpha/beta fold hydrolase: MKVSANGLEIEIEDHGNPDDPPLLLIMGFSGQLSLWPDAFVEELVERGFRVIRYDNRDIGLSQKFDGVKAPHPIWQMLVKRILKNRRMAPYTLEDMAADAVGVLDALNIEKAHVLGVSMGGMISQIVAADYPERVLSLMPVMTSTNAPGLPGPDKEVRKILFQAARNRPETEEEAVAAGMRFFTAIGSPGGDERRAEIEELIRKNVARSFYPEGASRQMAAIIDTGNLRPWASRVRADTMVVHGVADPLILHPCGADVADHIEGARFELIEGMGHDLPEALHGRLADLVAGHSLGR, from the coding sequence ATGAAGGTATCGGCGAACGGGCTCGAGATAGAGATCGAGGATCACGGCAATCCGGACGATCCGCCCCTGCTGCTCATCATGGGATTTTCGGGCCAGCTCTCGCTCTGGCCCGACGCGTTCGTCGAAGAACTTGTGGAGCGCGGCTTCCGGGTGATCCGGTACGACAATCGGGACATCGGTCTCTCGCAGAAATTCGACGGCGTCAAAGCACCGCATCCGATCTGGCAGATGCTCGTCAAGCGGATCCTCAAAAACCGCCGGATGGCGCCCTATACGCTGGAAGACATGGCCGCCGACGCGGTCGGCGTGCTCGATGCGCTGAATATCGAAAAGGCGCATGTCCTCGGCGTGTCGATGGGCGGCATGATCTCGCAGATCGTCGCGGCCGATTATCCCGAGCGCGTCCTGTCGCTGATGCCCGTGATGACCTCGACCAACGCGCCCGGCCTGCCGGGACCCGACAAAGAGGTTCGCAAGATCCTGTTCCAGGCCGCGCGCAACCGGCCGGAAACCGAGGAGGAGGCGGTCGCCGCCGGCATGCGTTTCTTCACCGCGATCGGTTCTCCCGGCGGCGACGAGCGGCGCGCGGAGATCGAGGAACTCATCCGCAAGAATGTCGCGCGCAGCTTCTATCCCGAAGGCGCGTCGCGCCAGATGGCGGCGATCATCGATACCGGCAATCTGCGTCCCTGGGCGAGCCGCGTCCGCGCCGACACGATGGTCGTGCACGGCGTGGCGGACCCGCTGATCCTGCATCCCTGCGGCGCGGACGTCGCCGACCATATCGAAGGCGCGCGGTTCGAACTGATCGAGGGCATGGGGCACGACCTGCCGGAAGCCCTGCACGGCCGGCTGGCCGATCTCGTAGCGGGACATAGTCTGGGGCGATAG
- a CDS encoding ABC transporter permease, translating to MGWIALRMLTGDRVKFIGLLFGVAFSTLLISQQLTIFVNLIMRGAVAVEEVSTADVWVMDPSSRTVDVFAPMPSTALELVRGVDGVAYASPMLRSSAVVRTPDGDLEGVNIVGVDDSTLIGLPRNMAEGDRRALAEPDSVFIDDTGSRKLFDPDDQIVGTRLELNDQRAVIRGIADAVPTFTSQVILYTRYSNALRYAPGTRNRLSFVLVRSDDDHTPEELVAAIESETGLKARTAEDFASDGLWFIIENTGIPVNFGITVVLGFIVGVAIVGLTFSLFIRDNIKQFGALKAIGVTNRKIRGMVALQAGFVGLVGYGIGIFVAEIFFVSTSGIDTFKGFYMPWQIPLMTAIVTLVMIMLTGFLALRNVLKTEPAEVFR from the coding sequence ATGGGCTGGATCGCTTTGAGAATGCTGACGGGAGACCGGGTCAAATTCATCGGCCTGCTCTTCGGCGTCGCCTTTTCGACCCTGCTGATCAGCCAGCAGCTGACGATCTTCGTCAACCTGATCATGCGCGGTGCCGTGGCCGTCGAAGAGGTTTCGACGGCCGATGTCTGGGTGATGGACCCTTCGAGCCGGACGGTGGACGTGTTTGCCCCCATGCCGTCCACCGCGCTCGAGCTGGTGCGGGGTGTCGACGGCGTGGCCTATGCGTCGCCGATGCTCCGTTCCAGCGCCGTCGTCCGCACGCCCGACGGCGATCTGGAGGGGGTCAACATCGTCGGCGTCGACGATTCCACGCTGATCGGACTGCCGCGCAATATGGCCGAGGGCGACCGGCGGGCGCTGGCCGAACCGGATTCGGTGTTCATCGACGATACCGGGTCGCGCAAACTTTTCGATCCGGACGACCAGATCGTCGGCACCCGGCTCGAACTCAACGACCAGCGCGCGGTCATCCGCGGGATCGCCGACGCGGTGCCGACCTTCACCTCGCAGGTCATCCTCTACACGCGATACTCCAACGCGCTGCGCTATGCGCCGGGCACGCGCAACCGGCTGTCCTTCGTCCTCGTCCGCTCCGACGACGATCATACGCCGGAAGAGCTGGTCGCCGCGATCGAGAGCGAGACCGGGCTCAAGGCCCGCACGGCGGAGGATTTCGCCAGCGACGGCCTGTGGTTCATCATCGAGAATACCGGCATCCCGGTGAATTTCGGGATCACGGTGGTGCTGGGCTTCATCGTCGGGGTGGCTATCGTCGGGCTGACCTTCAGCCTGTTCATCCGCGATAACATCAAACAATTCGGCGCGCTGAAAGCGATCGGCGTCACCAATAGGAAGATCCGTGGCATGGTGGCGCTGCAAGCCGGGTTTGTCGGGCTGGTCGGCTATGGCATCGGGATTTTCGTCGCCGAGATATTCTTCGTGTCTACCTCCGGCATCGATACGTTCAAGGGCTTCTACATGCCCTGGCAGATCCCGCTGATGACCGCGATCGTGACGCTCGTGATGATCATGCTCACCGGCTTTCTCGCGCTGCGCAACGTGCTCAAGACCGAGCCGGCGGAGGTTTTCCGATGA
- a CDS encoding efflux RND transporter periplasmic adaptor subunit, protein MLRIVLVCLAFLAGCSGSEQAQQTAPQVTVQTPEIRSIVDWDEYTGQFEAVESVEVRARVSGYLQRIYFREGSIVRRGALLVRIDPRPFEAALAEARAALEGALTRRDLAVADLGRAELLLSEQAISQEEYDARVQARRETQTGVAAARAAVRQAQLELGFTQVRAPVTGRVGAREITVGNLVSGGGPTSTLLTTIYSVDPIYFTFTANEAAYLNYYRQNREGSRPSSRDVANPVRLRLQDEEAFVHEGRMTFVDNRVDPDTGTVEGRAIFENDDGLFIPGMFGRLQLLGSSEYEALLVPDAAILSDQSNKIVMTVNEENIVEPRQVELGSLQEGNMRVIRTGLERSDRVVVGGLMRARPGNPVTPVAAEEPAAGEAAGRSRNASDDPADAS, encoded by the coding sequence ATGTTGAGGATCGTCCTTGTCTGCCTGGCTTTTCTGGCCGGGTGCAGCGGATCGGAACAGGCCCAGCAGACCGCGCCGCAGGTCACCGTACAAACGCCGGAAATTCGCTCGATCGTCGACTGGGATGAATATACGGGCCAGTTCGAGGCCGTGGAATCGGTCGAAGTCCGCGCGCGCGTCTCGGGCTATCTGCAGCGCATCTATTTCCGCGAGGGTTCCATCGTCCGGCGCGGCGCGCTGCTCGTGCGGATCGATCCGCGGCCGTTCGAAGCGGCGCTCGCCGAAGCGCGCGCCGCGCTCGAAGGAGCGCTGACCCGGCGCGATCTCGCGGTTGCGGATTTGGGGCGGGCCGAGTTGCTGCTCAGCGAACAGGCGATCAGCCAGGAAGAATATGATGCGCGCGTCCAGGCGCGGCGCGAAACCCAGACGGGTGTTGCGGCGGCGCGCGCGGCCGTCCGCCAGGCGCAGCTCGAGCTCGGTTTCACGCAGGTCCGTGCGCCGGTCACGGGCCGGGTCGGCGCCCGCGAGATTACGGTGGGCAATCTGGTGTCGGGCGGCGGGCCGACCTCGACCCTGCTGACGACGATCTACTCGGTCGACCCGATCTACTTCACCTTCACGGCGAACGAAGCGGCCTATCTCAACTATTACCGCCAGAACAGGGAAGGATCGCGTCCCTCTTCGCGCGACGTCGCCAACCCGGTCCGGCTGCGGCTGCAGGACGAAGAGGCCTTCGTGCATGAGGGGCGGATGACATTTGTCGACAATCGCGTCGACCCCGATACCGGCACGGTGGAAGGCCGGGCGATCTTCGAGAATGACGACGGCCTGTTCATTCCGGGCATGTTCGGGCGGCTGCAATTGCTTGGATCGAGCGAATATGAAGCGCTGCTCGTTCCGGACGCGGCGATCCTGTCCGACCAGTCGAACAAGATCGTCATGACCGTCAACGAGGAGAATATCGTCGAGCCCCGTCAGGTCGAACTGGGATCGCTGCAGGAGGGCAACATGCGGGTGATCCGCACCGGGCTGGAGCGGTCCGACAGGGTGGTCGTCGGCGGACTGATGCGCGCACGGCCGGGCAATCCCGTAACGCCGGTGGCAGCCGAAGAGCCGGCCGCCGGCGAAGCGGCCGGGCGGAGCCGGAACGCGTCCGACGATCCGGCCGACGCCTCGTGA